Proteins encoded within one genomic window of Prosthecobacter fusiformis:
- a CDS encoding type II toxin-antitoxin system VapC family toxin, with the protein MNLLLDTCTFLWLALPPGRLSDEAKRQLNATANTFYLSDVSIWEITLKYSSGKLPLPDSPRQWLPSRLEFYQVQILPLTQAAIFLSGELPRTHVDPFDRLLAAQAIESGMTLLSPDLPLSLLGAARLW; encoded by the coding sequence ATGAATCTGCTCCTTGATACCTGCACCTTTCTCTGGCTAGCCCTTCCACCAGGCCGGTTATCGGATGAAGCTAAACGCCAGCTTAATGCGACTGCAAATACGTTTTATCTCAGTGACGTCAGTATCTGGGAAATCACTTTAAAGTACTCTTCCGGCAAACTGCCTTTGCCGGATTCTCCTCGGCAGTGGCTGCCTAGCAGGCTGGAGTTTTATCAGGTTCAAATTCTTCCGCTCACTCAAGCTGCCATCTTCCTCAGTGGCGAACTTCCACGCACCCATGTGGATCCCTTCGACCGTCTTCTTGCCGCGCAGGCTATTGAATCGGGAATGACACTTCTGTCACCGGATCTACCGCTGTCGCTACTGGGTGCCGCTCGGCTGTGGTGA
- a CDS encoding type II toxin-antitoxin system Phd/YefM family antitoxin: protein MKTITTHEAKTHLSRYLAEVEQGKEYIIARGKTAVAMLVPIQPKPINPRPKVGETLDPPFVFPDSAFAPLTEDELKEWGL from the coding sequence ATGAAGACCATTACCACCCATGAGGCGAAGACTCACCTTTCGCGTTACCTCGCCGAGGTGGAGCAAGGCAAAGAATACATCATCGCTCGAGGCAAAACTGCGGTGGCGATGCTGGTGCCCATTCAACCCAAACCAATCAATCCGCGTCCGAAGGTGGGGGAAACTCTTGATCCGCCTTTTGTCTTTCCTGATTCCGCATTTGCACCTCTCACAGAAGATGAGCTTAAGGAATGGGGGCTATGA
- a CDS encoding catalase: MSAPSNTTPAPAPKCPFTGQIPAETHQTTDDLKQTLTTNHGVPISDNQNSLKAGLRGPALLEDFVLREKITHFDHERIPERIVHARGSGAHGYFQVYESLSDITKAAFLQNPKVKTEVFVRFSTVAGGAGSGDLPRDVRGFAVKFYTSEGNYDLVGNNIPVFFIQDAMKFPDLVHSVKMEPDRGFPQAASAHDNFWDFVSLSPETMHMLMWTMSDRAIPRSLRMIEGFGVHTFRLVNAEGVSHFVKFHWRPKLGTASVLWDEAVKINGADPDFHRRDLWDAIQNGDFPEWELGLQVFDEETAAGLDFDVLDATKLIPEEIIPLRMVGKLVLNRNVDNFFAETEQVAFLPSNIVPGIEFSNDPLLQGRLFSYQDTQLSRLGGPNFHQIPVNAPRCPMRNFQRDGLRQMEVPKGRVNYEPNSFDGGAPRENPTRGFVSVPEVMDGTKIRKRSETFADHYSQARLFFRSMTPTEQTHIVSAFAFELAKVENKPIRLRMLGHLANIDADLHAGVTDALGMPDESESIEPAVAPRDLEPSPSLSIIHKAPVTLQGRKIGVLVTDGFDSTLLMSLQQRAKKEKAAVAVIAPKIGGAVDSEGTLFEADFPISGGPSIFFDAVVILASKEGANDLATQSAAVNWVSDAFAHLKVIGHTPEAQPLLDQAGVTPTDGILPLPSETALSKYITTAKKGRIWERESALRRPG; this comes from the coding sequence ATGTCCGCCCCATCCAATACCACTCCTGCCCCTGCGCCGAAATGTCCGTTCACTGGACAGATTCCCGCAGAGACCCATCAGACCACAGATGACCTTAAGCAGACGCTCACGACTAATCACGGCGTCCCCATCTCTGACAATCAAAACTCGCTCAAGGCTGGTCTGCGCGGTCCCGCCTTGCTGGAGGACTTTGTTCTGCGGGAAAAGATCACCCACTTTGACCATGAACGTATCCCTGAGCGCATCGTGCATGCACGCGGTTCAGGAGCGCATGGTTATTTCCAGGTGTATGAATCCCTGAGCGACATTACCAAAGCTGCTTTTTTGCAAAATCCGAAGGTGAAGACAGAGGTCTTCGTTCGCTTCTCCACCGTGGCCGGCGGTGCAGGTTCCGGGGATCTGCCACGTGACGTGCGCGGCTTTGCCGTGAAGTTTTACACCAGCGAGGGCAATTACGACCTGGTCGGTAATAACATCCCTGTCTTTTTCATTCAGGATGCCATGAAGTTTCCAGACCTCGTCCATTCTGTGAAGATGGAGCCGGACCGGGGGTTTCCTCAGGCTGCTTCTGCGCATGACAACTTTTGGGACTTCGTTTCCCTGAGCCCCGAGACCATGCATATGCTCATGTGGACCATGTCAGACCGGGCCATCCCACGTTCCCTGCGCATGATTGAAGGCTTCGGTGTCCACACCTTCCGCCTTGTTAATGCAGAAGGCGTCTCCCATTTCGTCAAATTCCACTGGCGTCCAAAGCTAGGCACTGCCTCCGTTCTTTGGGATGAAGCTGTGAAAATCAATGGGGCTGATCCAGACTTCCATCGCCGTGACCTTTGGGACGCCATCCAAAACGGCGACTTTCCTGAGTGGGAACTTGGTTTGCAGGTCTTCGATGAAGAAACTGCCGCAGGCTTGGACTTTGACGTCCTGGATGCCACCAAGCTCATTCCGGAAGAAATCATCCCATTGCGTATGGTAGGGAAACTGGTGCTCAACCGAAACGTGGATAACTTTTTTGCCGAGACAGAGCAGGTCGCCTTCCTGCCCTCCAACATCGTCCCTGGCATTGAGTTTTCCAATGACCCGCTTTTGCAGGGAAGACTCTTTTCCTACCAGGACACCCAGCTTTCGCGTCTGGGTGGACCTAACTTCCATCAGATCCCTGTCAACGCCCCACGTTGCCCCATGCGTAATTTCCAGCGTGACGGTCTCCGCCAGATGGAAGTGCCTAAGGGACGCGTTAATTATGAGCCCAATAGCTTCGATGGCGGTGCGCCTCGTGAAAATCCCACACGCGGTTTTGTCTCCGTACCCGAAGTAATGGATGGGACCAAAATCCGCAAGCGTTCCGAAACCTTTGCGGATCACTATTCCCAGGCACGTCTTTTCTTCCGTTCCATGACTCCGACCGAGCAAACCCACATTGTGAGCGCTTTCGCCTTTGAGTTGGCCAAGGTGGAAAACAAGCCCATCCGCTTGCGCATGCTGGGTCATTTAGCCAACATCGATGCCGATCTCCATGCCGGAGTGACTGATGCATTAGGCATGCCCGATGAGTCGGAAAGTATTGAACCCGCAGTCGCCCCGCGTGATCTTGAGCCGTCCCCTAGCCTCAGCATCATTCACAAAGCGCCAGTCACCCTTCAGGGCCGCAAGATTGGTGTCTTGGTGACGGATGGCTTTGATTCCACGTTGCTCATGTCATTGCAGCAACGTGCCAAAAAAGAAAAAGCGGCTGTGGCTGTCATCGCACCCAAAATCGGTGGCGCGGTGGACAGTGAAGGCACTCTTTTCGAGGCCGATTTCCCCATCTCCGGCGGGCCTTCTATTTTCTTCGATGCCGTGGTCATTCTCGCCTCTAAAGAGGGTGCAAACGACCTCGCCACTCAGTCTGCGGCGGTGAACTGGGTCAGCGATGCCTTTGCACATCTTAAAGTCATCGGCCACACCCCAGAAGCGCAGCCTCTGCTGGATCAGGCGGGCGTGACACCCACCGATGGCATCCTGCCGTTGCCTTCAGAAACCGCTCTTTCCAAATACATCACGACGGCTAAAAAAGGCCGCATTTGGGAGCGTGAATCCGCCCTTCGCCGACCCGGTTAA
- a CDS encoding alpha/beta hydrolase produces MPFRTIEVSLPEFAPAGVSFVTVKSSALKRRADLSLYVPPSSPMGPLPLVILLHGVYGSHWAWLFKGGAHRVLDRLIAEENLPPMMLAMPSDGLWGDGSGYAQHAEADYHRWIVEEVPTAATLVDPRVARAPRFIAGLSMGGYGAMRLGALHPEKFAAISAHSSCTDIAHMQGFVEETSAQFVLTEKEPLSVIECLKKNVSLLPPLRFDCGSDDILIEHNRTLHQQLDREGIPHVYEEFSGGHTWEYWHAHLVDSLRFFGKTLG; encoded by the coding sequence ATGCCTTTTCGTACCATTGAGGTCTCGCTGCCAGAGTTTGCCCCTGCGGGTGTTTCTTTTGTCACGGTTAAATCCTCCGCGCTGAAACGCCGGGCGGATCTCAGCCTTTACGTGCCGCCCTCGTCACCCATGGGACCGCTGCCGCTCGTCATCCTGCTGCACGGAGTCTATGGCAGTCATTGGGCGTGGCTTTTTAAAGGCGGGGCGCATCGTGTTCTGGACCGCTTGATCGCCGAGGAAAATCTGCCACCGATGATGCTGGCGATGCCCTCCGATGGACTCTGGGGCGATGGCAGTGGCTACGCTCAACATGCGGAGGCAGACTATCATCGCTGGATCGTGGAAGAAGTGCCGACCGCTGCCACGCTTGTAGATCCACGCGTAGCCCGGGCACCCCGGTTTATAGCGGGCCTTTCCATGGGAGGTTACGGTGCCATGCGCCTGGGAGCACTGCATCCGGAGAAATTCGCCGCCATCAGTGCGCACAGCAGTTGTACGGATATCGCCCATATGCAGGGTTTCGTGGAGGAGACTTCAGCGCAGTTTGTTTTGACCGAGAAGGAGCCGCTGTCCGTTATCGAGTGCCTGAAAAAGAACGTTTCTCTCCTGCCTCCGCTGCGTTTTGACTGCGGCAGCGATGACATCCTCATTGAGCATAACCGCACTTTGCATCAACAGTTAGACCGGGAAGGCATTCCACATGTGTATGAGGAGTTCTCCGGCGGCCATACTTGGGAGTACTGGCATGCACATCTGGTGGACAGCCTGCGGTTTTTTGGAAAAACTCTTGGTTAG
- a CDS encoding PQQ-binding-like beta-propeller repeat protein has protein sequence MRTASFPFFICAFSLSSLFAADWPQFLGPQRNGIADASEPALKETFKAEPDQLWEKSVGAGFAGPVVTGGKVILFHREGSDMTTEAVEAKTGKVLWRSTYVTDYVDSFGFDNGPRSVPAVANGRVFTHGPEGRVTALDLKTGKEIWAYDTASAVNSQPGFFGRAPSPLVVGDKVIIVAGGSLDDKPAGMIALDTATGKLVWNSTGDEAGYASPVVVDDTVLSWMRNRLWSVNPETGFVLDSIPLRADMEASVNAATPVPCGEGRWFVTAGYGVGANLLKITPLKQPAFETVWQKQKVMDCHYSTPVYKDGHLYGFDGRQETGQKLRCIEVATGKVCWDSPGVPGGTLLLAGDKLLVVTEQGELWIVKAAPDKFDQLATMQILRSSHRSHAAFANGILYARDTEKVVAIRLSGE, from the coding sequence ATGCGGACCGCCTCCTTCCCTTTTTTCATCTGCGCATTCAGCCTTTCGTCTTTGTTTGCCGCTGACTGGCCCCAGTTCCTGGGCCCACAGCGCAATGGCATCGCAGATGCGTCCGAGCCTGCTTTGAAAGAGACGTTCAAGGCGGAGCCGGACCAGCTTTGGGAAAAGTCGGTCGGGGCCGGCTTTGCAGGGCCGGTGGTCACCGGCGGCAAGGTCATCCTATTCCACCGGGAAGGCAGTGACATGACCACCGAGGCAGTGGAGGCAAAGACGGGGAAGGTCCTGTGGCGCAGCACCTATGTGACCGATTACGTGGACAGTTTCGGGTTCGACAACGGACCCCGCTCGGTCCCAGCTGTGGCAAATGGCCGTGTCTTTACCCATGGACCCGAAGGACGCGTGACAGCTCTGGACCTCAAGACTGGAAAGGAAATTTGGGCCTATGATACAGCCTCGGCTGTGAATTCCCAGCCGGGGTTCTTTGGCCGTGCACCGTCTCCTTTGGTCGTGGGGGACAAGGTGATCATTGTGGCAGGCGGCAGCCTGGATGACAAACCGGCGGGTATGATCGCCCTGGACACGGCGACGGGTAAACTGGTGTGGAATAGCACGGGTGATGAAGCTGGGTATGCATCGCCGGTGGTCGTGGATGATACGGTGCTGTCCTGGATGCGTAACCGCCTGTGGTCGGTCAATCCAGAGACAGGCTTTGTGCTGGATTCCATCCCTCTACGCGCTGACATGGAGGCCTCTGTGAATGCGGCCACGCCTGTTCCCTGTGGGGAAGGACGCTGGTTTGTCACCGCAGGTTATGGGGTGGGGGCGAATCTTTTGAAGATCACCCCGCTGAAGCAGCCTGCCTTTGAAACCGTGTGGCAAAAGCAAAAGGTCATGGACTGTCATTACAGCACTCCGGTTTATAAAGACGGGCATCTCTATGGTTTCGACGGCCGCCAGGAAACAGGCCAGAAGCTGCGCTGCATCGAAGTGGCCACAGGCAAGGTATGCTGGGACTCACCGGGGGTTCCGGGTGGCACGCTGCTTTTGGCAGGAGACAAGTTGCTCGTGGTGACCGAGCAGGGGGAACTGTGGATCGTGAAGGCGGCACCGGATAAGTTTGACCAGCTGGCGACGATGCAGATCCTGCGCTCCAGCCATCGCAGCCATGCAGCCTTTGCCAATGGCATCCTGTATGCGCGAGATACGGAAAAGGTGGTGGCCATCCGGCTGTCTGGGGAGTGA
- a CDS encoding CehA/McbA family metallohydrolase, whose translation MNKLALLLLTLTPSLWAAEAFEASLGREKELPGGKEADGIRGDFVLRNDKVEAVISCNAPNRRANMSTFYGADGISPGSLYDLTLRGANNDQLVAYCPGGHGPVSYVRIIGKKVPGEAAVEAVTTAAMNGGIYKKNEYRIKDGKQGIFITTTWRNETDKTQKVAAKSDLTRFNSTGDTVEGIFWTDAVNPAHKCGYALATLKNNGKSAGKNSEDLEMGPGEEVVKVRFFAVGTSPAQALGEALEAKGIPVGIVETNVSGEEPGKGDLPLATGSVAIKLGKSDVLAYPDEEGRFICKLPAGSYSFRASELGRQDVEAMVNVKAGEKVQPALGLGLASRIRFDITDESGLSIPCKAHFEPLDKDTPKLDLGPKERAHGCVDQYHSEKGQFTVGLPAGKYRVVVVRGPEYGHLAKDVTVEPHKEFVFKGTLKRLVDTTGWISADFHNHSTPSGDNVCDTDGRVINIAAEHLEFAPTTEHNRFFDWEPTIQALGLSPFIKTVKGVEMTGSRQHINAFPFEPESYVQDGGAPVWNDDPRVTALTLRRWQGEREDRWVQFNHPNLSNMFVDRDGDDIGDGGFIGVGSMIDGMESQNGGSTDILMDAPFKFSRTPKSLATKVSLVREFMWRQLLNQGHRLVAVGVADAHTVYGNGVGCWRIYLPSSTDDPAKIDWAELAPKAKAGNIILTTGPFLEVSTADGKIAGSDVSATDGVKLKVRVQCTDWQDINRVQILVNSRPEPTLNFTRETHPQMFQDGVVKFDQVVTVPLKEDSHLIVVAMHDAMDLKTGYGTSNYGTMRPCAYNNPIYVDVDGGGFTANGDKLGYDLPTMGITVDEAKAQLGIKK comes from the coding sequence ATGAACAAACTCGCTCTCCTTTTACTGACGCTCACACCTTCGCTCTGGGCTGCGGAGGCCTTCGAAGCCAGCCTTGGACGTGAAAAGGAATTGCCTGGTGGTAAGGAGGCCGATGGCATCCGGGGGGACTTTGTGCTGCGCAATGATAAAGTGGAAGCAGTCATTTCCTGCAATGCTCCCAACCGCCGTGCAAACATGAGCACCTTCTACGGAGCCGATGGCATCTCCCCAGGCTCGCTTTATGACCTGACCCTGCGCGGTGCGAACAATGACCAACTCGTCGCCTATTGCCCCGGCGGACATGGCCCGGTCTCTTATGTGCGAATCATCGGCAAAAAGGTGCCTGGGGAGGCCGCCGTTGAAGCTGTGACCACCGCCGCGATGAACGGGGGCATTTACAAAAAGAACGAATACCGCATCAAGGATGGCAAGCAGGGCATCTTCATCACCACGACCTGGCGCAATGAAACCGACAAGACTCAAAAGGTGGCGGCCAAGTCCGATCTGACCCGGTTTAACTCCACGGGGGATACCGTGGAAGGCATCTTTTGGACCGATGCGGTGAACCCCGCCCACAAGTGCGGCTATGCCCTGGCTACTCTGAAGAATAATGGCAAAAGTGCCGGCAAAAATAGCGAAGACCTGGAAATGGGTCCAGGCGAAGAGGTGGTCAAAGTCCGCTTCTTTGCCGTTGGCACCTCGCCAGCCCAGGCCTTGGGCGAGGCGCTGGAGGCCAAAGGCATCCCGGTGGGCATTGTCGAAACCAATGTCTCAGGTGAAGAACCGGGAAAGGGCGACCTACCGCTGGCTACAGGATCAGTCGCCATCAAGCTGGGTAAATCGGATGTGCTAGCTTATCCCGATGAGGAAGGCCGGTTCATCTGCAAACTGCCAGCAGGCAGTTATTCCTTCCGGGCTTCCGAGCTAGGGCGGCAGGATGTCGAGGCGATGGTGAATGTGAAGGCTGGAGAAAAGGTCCAGCCAGCACTCGGTCTGGGGCTGGCCTCCCGCATCCGTTTTGACATCACGGACGAATCAGGTCTTTCCATTCCCTGTAAGGCCCACTTCGAGCCCTTGGATAAGGACACTCCAAAGCTGGACCTAGGGCCTAAAGAGCGCGCGCATGGCTGTGTGGACCAGTATCACAGTGAGAAAGGCCAGTTCACCGTGGGACTGCCTGCGGGTAAATATCGCGTGGTGGTGGTCCGTGGTCCTGAATACGGACATTTGGCCAAGGACGTGACGGTGGAGCCTCACAAGGAATTTGTCTTTAAAGGCACGCTGAAACGCTTGGTGGATACCACAGGCTGGATCAGTGCAGACTTCCACAATCACAGCACACCCAGCGGTGACAACGTTTGTGACACCGATGGCCGCGTGATTAACATCGCTGCTGAGCATCTCGAATTCGCCCCGACCACAGAGCATAACCGCTTTTTCGACTGGGAGCCCACCATTCAGGCGCTGGGCCTCAGCCCTTTCATCAAGACCGTCAAAGGGGTGGAAATGACAGGCAGCCGCCAGCACATCAATGCCTTTCCCTTTGAGCCAGAATCCTATGTCCAAGATGGTGGCGCTCCGGTCTGGAATGACGATCCTCGCGTCACCGCTCTCACCCTTCGCCGATGGCAGGGAGAAAGGGAGGACCGCTGGGTGCAGTTCAACCACCCGAACTTGTCAAACATGTTTGTGGACCGGGATGGGGATGACATTGGGGATGGCGGCTTCATCGGTGTCGGGTCGATGATAGATGGGATGGAATCCCAGAACGGCGGCAGCACAGACATCTTGATGGATGCTCCCTTCAAGTTTTCCCGCACGCCCAAGTCATTGGCCACAAAGGTGAGCCTAGTGCGTGAATTCATGTGGCGGCAGCTTCTCAACCAAGGACATCGACTGGTGGCCGTGGGGGTGGCGGATGCTCATACCGTGTATGGTAATGGAGTTGGCTGTTGGCGCATCTACCTGCCCAGCAGTACGGATGATCCCGCTAAAATTGACTGGGCGGAGCTGGCTCCGAAAGCCAAGGCGGGTAACATCATTCTGACCACAGGCCCGTTCCTGGAGGTGAGCACAGCCGATGGAAAAATCGCTGGCAGTGATGTCTCCGCAACCGATGGCGTGAAACTCAAAGTCCGGGTGCAATGCACCGATTGGCAGGACATCAACCGTGTGCAAATCCTGGTCAACAGCCGTCCTGAACCAACGCTCAACTTCACTCGTGAGACTCACCCGCAAATGTTTCAGGATGGGGTGGTGAAATTCGACCAAGTCGTCACAGTCCCTTTAAAAGAGGACTCCCACCTCATCGTCGTGGCCATGCATGACGCCATGGACTTGAAGACAGGATATGGCACCAGCAATTACGGCACCATGCGCCCCTGCGCCTATAACAACCCCATCTATGTGGATGTGGACGGCGGAGGGTTTACTGCCAACGGTGATAAGCTGGGCTATGATCTGCCTACGATGGGCATCACGGTGGACGAGGCCAAGGCCCAGCTTGGAATAAAGAAGTGA
- a CDS encoding bifunctional folylpolyglutamate synthase/dihydrofolate synthase — MASPALDWLYSTQLYGIKLGLDNVHKLLEAMSLPQEGMKFIHVAGTNGKGSTCAFMHAILKESGIQAGLFTSPHLVRFNERIRDTEREISDEELEAGLEKIRTLVADWDPHPTFFEIALAVALDWFRLRGLGWVVLETGLGGRLDATNAIIPEVSVLTRIGMDHREQLGDTLAKIAGEKAGIIKRGVPVVSSAQDEAALRVIERTAKSLKAPFTLVDGPLTNVKLGLMGPHQAWNAAVALEALREAGIRVPAVVLEAALQNVHWAGRFHSLEKGQVVVDGAHNGDAALALAWTWKTEYPGQKATIIFGGSSGKDLVDVMWPLAEIAERWVLTPFQSPRSVPVSDLSEALAEAMTDTDGDVESMEARSLDDAYEVARQFPERILITGSLFLVGEFLSNVSATGTYQPSAQ, encoded by the coding sequence ATGGCATCTCCCGCACTCGACTGGCTTTACAGCACGCAACTTTACGGCATCAAACTCGGTCTCGATAATGTCCATAAGCTGCTGGAGGCCATGTCGCTACCCCAGGAAGGAATGAAGTTCATCCATGTGGCCGGGACCAATGGCAAGGGCAGCACCTGTGCCTTCATGCATGCGATTTTGAAGGAGTCCGGCATCCAAGCGGGTTTGTTTACCTCCCCTCATCTGGTCCGCTTCAATGAACGCATCCGCGATACGGAACGGGAGATCAGTGATGAGGAACTGGAGGCGGGATTGGAAAAAATCCGCACCCTGGTGGCTGATTGGGATCCGCATCCGACGTTTTTTGAAATCGCCCTGGCCGTGGCCCTGGACTGGTTTCGCCTGCGCGGACTCGGCTGGGTGGTGCTGGAAACGGGGCTGGGCGGGCGCCTGGATGCGACGAATGCAATTATCCCTGAAGTCAGCGTACTGACCCGTATCGGTATGGATCACCGTGAGCAATTAGGAGATACACTGGCGAAAATCGCTGGCGAAAAGGCGGGAATTATCAAACGCGGAGTGCCCGTGGTATCCTCCGCCCAGGACGAAGCCGCCCTGCGGGTGATCGAACGCACGGCCAAGTCTTTGAAAGCACCTTTTACCCTGGTGGATGGGCCGCTGACAAATGTGAAGCTGGGCCTGATGGGACCGCACCAGGCGTGGAATGCAGCGGTGGCATTGGAGGCACTGCGTGAAGCAGGCATCCGCGTACCGGCCGTGGTGCTGGAAGCTGCCCTGCAAAACGTGCATTGGGCAGGCCGCTTTCACTCCCTGGAAAAGGGGCAAGTCGTGGTGGATGGAGCCCACAACGGGGATGCAGCGCTGGCGCTGGCCTGGACGTGGAAAACCGAATACCCAGGGCAGAAAGCCACGATCATTTTTGGTGGGTCCTCAGGCAAGGATTTAGTGGATGTGATGTGGCCCCTGGCAGAAATCGCCGAGCGCTGGGTTCTCACCCCTTTTCAATCTCCTCGATCTGTGCCCGTCAGCGATCTATCCGAAGCATTGGCGGAAGCTATGACGGATACAGATGGCGACGTGGAATCCATGGAGGCCAGAAGTCTGGATGATGCCTATGAAGTGGCGCGGCAATTCCCAGAACGCATACTGATCACAGGTTCGCTGTTTCTGGTGGGCGAGTTTCTAAGCAATGTCAGCGCCACCGGGACCTATCAACCCAGCGCTCAATAA
- a CDS encoding RsmE family RNA methyltransferase produces MSLSRFYLPAPEWHPDTLTLGGDEAAHCSRVLRRQAGDRVEVFDGEGRVAQAEITAVSKSSVSLRITEQKIHAALPHRIHLLPTMIKAEPFEWLLEKAVELGAVSIRPIITERTVVHLTGEHLEKKMIKWQRHMIESAKQCHTPFVTRLEKPRPFGQVIADLPAESLKLLPALSEHSRTLHGITTGHREAFIAIGPEGDFTPAEESLAQQKGFIPVTLGPLILRAETAVIASLAVLGHDFGKT; encoded by the coding sequence ATGTCCCTCAGCCGCTTTTATCTCCCTGCTCCCGAATGGCACCCGGATACGCTGACACTGGGCGGCGATGAAGCCGCGCATTGCTCGCGTGTGCTACGGCGTCAGGCAGGGGATAGGGTGGAGGTCTTCGATGGAGAAGGCCGCGTGGCCCAGGCAGAAATCACGGCGGTGAGCAAAAGCAGCGTGAGTCTGCGCATCACCGAGCAAAAGATTCACGCGGCCCTTCCGCATCGCATTCACTTACTACCGACGATGATCAAGGCAGAGCCCTTTGAATGGTTGTTGGAAAAGGCAGTGGAGCTGGGGGCGGTAAGCATCCGGCCCATCATCACTGAGCGAACGGTGGTGCATCTCACAGGCGAGCATCTGGAAAAAAAGATGATCAAATGGCAGCGGCATATGATCGAATCCGCCAAGCAGTGCCACACGCCTTTTGTCACCCGATTGGAAAAGCCGCGTCCCTTTGGGCAGGTGATCGCGGATCTGCCTGCGGAATCCCTGAAATTACTGCCCGCGCTCAGCGAGCACAGCCGGACTTTGCACGGCATCACCACCGGGCACCGCGAGGCATTCATCGCTATCGGCCCTGAAGGAGATTTTACCCCGGCTGAGGAAAGCCTGGCCCAACAAAAGGGCTTCATCCCCGTGACCCTGGGGCCTTTGATCTTGAGGGCTGAAACGGCGGTCATTGCGTCCCTGGCAGTGCTCGGACATGATTTTGGGAAAACTTAA
- a CDS encoding YdeI/OmpD-associated family protein, with amino-acid sequence MDCRRSRTNDPDQWIATCPEGSKAVCEELRDLIFRWEPDLKESVNSNMLCFSQKKRVCGISGFKNHAQLTFYRGSELPDPARLFNHGQENASIHSIDLPDGLEGLNLRALRSLLHAAVKVDTEPTQPKPPAAPREEWPMPEVLAAALKKNKAAAAFYEQLKPTYQREYKVWVGMAKQPDTIARRLEETVRALAAGKKWAQRKEG; translated from the coding sequence ATGGATTGCCGCCGCTCCCGCACAAATGACCCGGATCAATGGATCGCCACCTGCCCGGAGGGGTCCAAGGCCGTCTGTGAAGAGCTGCGAGATTTGATCTTCCGATGGGAGCCGGATCTGAAGGAGTCGGTTAATTCTAACATGCTTTGCTTCAGCCAGAAAAAGCGTGTCTGCGGGATCAGCGGATTCAAAAACCACGCACAACTCACCTTTTACCGGGGCAGTGAACTGCCGGATCCAGCGCGCCTTTTCAACCATGGCCAAGAGAATGCCTCCATCCACAGCATCGACCTGCCCGATGGATTGGAAGGCCTGAATTTGCGTGCACTCCGCAGCCTGCTGCATGCGGCGGTAAAGGTGGATACAGAGCCCACGCAGCCCAAACCCCCAGCCGCACCCCGCGAGGAATGGCCCATGCCGGAGGTGCTGGCCGCGGCACTGAAAAAGAACAAAGCAGCAGCCGCATTTTATGAACAGCTGAAGCCTACTTATCAGCGCGAATATAAAGTCTGGGTGGGCATGGCCAAGCAGCCGGATACTATCGCCCGCCGCCTGGAAGAAACAGTACGCGCATTGGCCGCCGGGAAGAAATGGGCTCAGCGGAAAGAAGGCTGA
- a CDS encoding CoA-binding protein: MSAPERVVILGASDKPDRYAYKAMKALLQHGHEVVLVHPRLKEIEGHPVLADIGDVTGPVDTVTMYVGPAISANLADKLTALKPARVIFNPGSENPDLQDKLESSGIRPEEACTLVMLATGQY, encoded by the coding sequence GTGAGTGCTCCTGAACGTGTGGTGATCCTCGGTGCCAGTGACAAACCTGACCGCTATGCCTACAAGGCCATGAAGGCGCTGCTACAGCATGGGCATGAGGTGGTGCTGGTGCATCCGCGGCTCAAGGAGATCGAAGGCCATCCCGTCTTGGCCGATATCGGCGATGTAACCGGCCCGGTGGACACGGTGACGATGTATGTAGGACCTGCCATCTCCGCAAACTTGGCCGATAAACTCACCGCACTGAAACCCGCACGGGTCATCTTTAATCCCGGCTCTGAGAACCCCGACCTCCAAGACAAGCTGGAGTCCTCAGGCATCCGCCCGGAGGAAGCCTGCACACTCGTCATGCTGGCCACGGGCCAGTATTAA